Genomic window (Bradyrhizobium sp. 186):
CCATGGCCGCGAAGCTCGGCGCCCGCTCGTCATCGCCGCTCAGGTCGCGCGGCGACCCTGGCGACCTCGACGTGACCCATGAGATCAACGTCACGCCGTTCATCGACGTCATGCTGGTGTTGCTGATCATCTTCATGGTGGCCGCGCCGCTCGCCACCGTCGATATCGGCGTCGAGCTGCCGGCAACCGCCGCCGAGCCGGCGTCGCGGCCGGACAAGCCGGTCTTCGTCACCGTAAAGCCGGACCTCTCGAT
Coding sequences:
- the exbD gene encoding TonB system transport protein ExbD; the protein is MAAKLGARSSSPLRSRGDPGDLDVTHEINVTPFIDVMLVLLIIFMVAAPLATVDIGVELPATAAEPASRPDKPVFVTVKPDLSIAVGEDVVARDALRASLDAATKGRKDERIYLRADKAVSYGDLMEVMNTLRNAGYLKVALVGLDGRS